From the Vanessa cardui chromosome 8, ilVanCard2.1, whole genome shotgun sequence genome, the window taaaaatttcacCAATTGAATGCCATTTTTATTTAGCTGTACTATAAAGTAGAGCTATTCATAGTAACGCACCATGTAGGtctaattaaacttaaattagtAGACAAATAACCTAAAAATTACGAAATCAAATCACTACCGCATTAAAGTAAGCTAAAGTAAGTTACGTTCAAGTAAAATAACGCacacttttgaattttaattaaatttatagaatttttaattaaatttattcgaaGTAAAGTCTGACAAGATATTTCATATCTCTTTTTCATTaccaatattatgatattaatagagagatataaaaatgaaaaaaataaaacatacatctATCACTTTTGTGAAAAaggataaaagtaaaaaaaagttatttatgaaGTCAGAACAATGCAGAAAACATTACCACTTTTTAAGGAAAAGTGTTTTTCGATTTTTTATCTATCATCTTAAACTATACAGCGTGGTGAAGAACGAACAAAATActgatctaaaaatatttttgaaaccaAATACAATACTGAACTctgtatttgttttgaaatgaaTCAGAtccatttaaattgtattatatatataagcatAGATAAATTGAAAAGTTAGCGGTCAGCTCTAATAGAGTTTATCAAAGCTCTAGTATAAAGGATTATTTCACCGTATTTCGTTGGGACAATGCTAAAACAATTGTATAGTGACAATGGCCGTGAAATTCCAAAGGTCTTTGCCCCTCGTATTGGGAAATAACAAGTACATGAGAATAGACATGGTTTTGAACAAAAGCAGATTggcggatttttttaaaaaatagaacaatagtggaatatctaaaaaaaaccgttttatctgccgttttttattattattttaattactcgtTTCATCGTAatacaacaaatgattcaactCGATTCTAATCTTCAATAACTTCAAAGAACAAATTTCGATAAATTTAGACCAATTACACGCAATAATTATGCCTAAGaaactttgatatttaaatgaaattgataattttCTCCAACGAAATTCTATTTTAGGATCAAAAATCAGATCTTATTTCATCGTCAATAACAAAATGAATATGAAGTAGAACTGTTTTACAGCAATAATAATCGTAAATTTATCTTGaaggaatttattatttttttataattcgaaattcaaattttaaatcgtAACATCAACATGTCATGTCAAGCTGCATAAATACCAAGAAATAGGTGCTTGTTGaacataaaacaaatgtttgtttttcattcatGCACTAAACGCCGTATGTTTGCTTGGTTAAGGCTCCAACATGGTAAAAGTTGTCATAACATTCTCAACTACAGTGATAATACAAAACCGATTTGGAATGACATACATTTTCTtactttaaactaaaaaaatatatgtgtgtatgaatGTATGGAATTCTTGTTTGGGTATTACGTATGCGAATTTGTTCagttcatttgtttatattgtttgtactttaacttcgaaatatttttctattaacacTAACGCTTGTTACTGTTTCTAACTTtacttgttgttttttttttgccttTTTTAAAATCAGTACGCcggttaataaatatattcaattgttaattgaatatatttatacgtaatCTAAAGTAATCTGTCTTTATCGAGGCaatcattatttatgtttaaaaaaaatattattacataatactttCCAAGTCTGAATGTAACTATATTACGGACTATTAAACTAAGCACACTTTAGATAATATCCGgaacacttttaaattttatgacataTTACGTCATAACTTAATTCTCTAAacgatttaaacatacataagcGTGGACACTTAAACATTACTCAGTTTTAGTAGCAGTCTCATAAGCGTTTAGGTGTAATAAAcctatttaaaagataaaagtaaAAGGGCTTTTGTcagcttaattaaatataaaattaaaacatattaaaagttTTGCTACTTTTGCGAAATGAAATATACCAGTGtatcaaatgtttaataatgtttaattttcattGTGCATTCCATAGAAAGcacagacaaaaatatttttaaaactgcaTATTtgactaatataattaatatattcggtATACGGTACCCATGCAGTGAATATTACAGTTTAGCTGCATTGAGTTAAATCTCGATTTACTACAATTAAATTCCATGACGAACTAAATACggttattgattttattgtcTACATCTCAGTAGCCCTCCTAAGTTAGATATAAGGCAGAGTAACGTTCTCGTGTCTTGTTAAGCGAGCAAAGTTACCACTGAGTCTGATATATCTGCGGTCGTATCGTATTGACAGCCCATCGAACTATAAAGCAATACAGAGCATATCGTTGTCTATGCACATACTTCCGCACACACTCACTGAGGAAGTCCCCACTATAACGTCTACTACGCCAACTGCGTAGTAGACATTATGGAATATGAATTAACGTAGTTGTGAAACTCTTTTAGTATCAGATTATCGTAGTGGCAAATTGGAATGGTTAAATCAATTTTGACAGGAATTTCACTACCAGggagctgatgtaataaggagaaactcaagttacttttatttcaggattatttataatcataaagtCCCTTATCAATGCTCTAATACTGTCTAGTACCGTGCGCAGTCGTCGCCTATGTCGCCATTCCGTTGCTACGTCGGGTGCCTCCTACCAATGACATACTATGACAGAAGCAGcttatttagaattaataagttagagTAAAATCTAAAAGTTATTAGTTAAATTCAAGCGAGTCTGTAGTTGcatatttaattacatgtatGCATGTGCCCatgcatacatattataattatttataaataaactaatatcgTGCCTCTCGGAAACGGCTTATTCAAGAAACAAAGGGTAACTTAACTTTAAAGTTAtcaatttagaatatttaatacaaagcaaaaatcatacaaaaaaatatgataattagaCACTCGAAATGATTTAAGTGTGTAATTACAGCATCCTTTTGTGAGAGACTATACAAATTATTGTGATTTACGGCGAAGCAAAGACAAAACACACCCAAATTAACATTTCATATTACAATCTGTTATTACAAActtgactttaaaatatttttaatttgaataataatgaagGCTAATTAGGTGATTGTATTCTTCACTTACGAGTTAcgttaatatgttaaataatcaGACGTATGTTATGACTGCGGTTGTAAGGACAACAaatgcttttataaatatatataattataaatactttaatatttaaaataaagatattataatataaaatgtagtcaaaatgtatatttgtaaacCTTAATTTATCTTGCAGGAggtagtttttaaatataaagtaataagtacGTTTACTTTTTGGTGATCTTTCAGCTTATATCAAGACATGATATGgcagacagataaaaatgttACAACTTTAAACAACTCTATTCAGAaacgttccaaattcaaaatagcGATTAGATAACGCCGTTCTGTTAACTGCCACTTTTTTGCACTATTGCTCCAAGGTCCAAATGCTGCAATTGCAAACGTCACTACTGTATAATTTGGAACAGAGGAAGAATCAGTTGCGCTATTCTTTTTCCTCATTTTCCGTCGCGGCAACTGATATcatgaaaataattagtaataagtATTTGCTATTATGAAACGAACTAACTGTTTAACTAGTTATAGTAGAATCCAGTAAATACTAAGCCGACTCAAGGGCAAATACTtaacagatatatttatatatatcttgctCATTTAAACAATGTACAGCACGTACTTTAGAAAAATTATGCAAATAGCGTTATTAGTAATAGATTGCTACATAAATGATCTTGCTTTTTCATTAAACGCGAACGGCTTATCTGATATTGGCACTAAAgtcgtaataaattaaagttatatcagtgttgataaaaattaaaagttatacgTCTAATATCTGatctattcatttattttattcgctaCTTATTTGAAGGTCTTACATCAAATTTCCTATTGCATTTTTGGTATAATACTACTACCAAGCCGGTTTTAATGCACAAAAGACATAAAATCTACTGTATTGTTGTATATGGCTCTGTGTAAACCCGTCTTGTTAGGTACAACCCACCcaacatatattctaccgccaaacaacaacactcagtattgttgtgttctggtttgaagggcgatAGAGCTAGTGTAGCTACAAGTACAACGAcaataacatctaagttccagTCCGCCTGCCAATatcgttaaaatttatattttaagtccaTACTGTTGTTGTAATGTTTTCTTGTATTAACAATTGTATATTGTGTACAGTTGCATTGGCAGATTATTATCTGCTCTCTACACATAACACAATGGTCAGAGGCCAAAAGTAACTACTATGTTCAAttcttttgattgttatttacttttatactgttaataaaagaataaagtaaattttaaaggatcatagaatatctgataacattaacaacaacaacaacagcctgtacattcccactgctgggctaaaggcatcctctccctttgaggagaaagtttggaacatattccaccacgatgttacaatgcgggttggtggaatacacatgtggcagaatttctatgaatttttaattataaatttgtcacatgcaggtttcctcacgatgttttccttcacagctgagcacgagatgagttataaagacaaattaagcacatgaatcagcggtgcttgtctggatttgaacccgcaatcatcggttaagatgcacgcgttctaaccactgggccatctccactCGATTATATTAAATGACGTCATAATTTATACGGAAATGTTTGtcgaaaactttatttatttaaattattatcatagttATCTTTGTGTTACATACCGTTTACCGCCTgtgtgtgtaaaaaaatatacacataaaaatgtGATGGTCAAAGGACACtcgatatatattatgaaacatCGAGTACGACTGTTGTTTAAAACAAAccaataaatgaatatgaatttaggtaaataataaaaaagaattatagcACGTTAAAAAGGAACATTTTACTTTCCTACTACATGAcaagtaaatttattacaaattaacgGTCAATTACCTTTGATAACTATCTTAAGTCTAGATTTAGCACACGCGTGTATATTAATCacactttatttactttttcttaacttacataatttaaaactaatattgtcttgtaaaataaattgatttattgttattgctttatatgttttaaattattaatacttttttagctGCTCCATTCACTCTTGATACGTAGTATTGAAAGACAATGCGAATTATTGCGTGACGCAGTGGTAAATTAAACgtgttcattttaaaattaaataataaataattacgaacAATTTCCTCTTTAAGTTTATTTAGCGTTTTATTCttagtaatgaaaattatttaaatcattattacaGACTGTGCCTTTCAGTgtcattcaattttatttttattttgaaacgtgTCGGCGTGGGTTGTTTccaaatctatactaatttaatCTCCCGAGGCGTGGGAAGTACTATTCGTAATATAGGAATTTGtagtatacaaataattaatgattattttgtactgtatgataataaaatattttctttcagaCAGTCAGACGGGCACTGGACGTGATTAAAACTCAAATATGCACAATAGCTTTATCATTTACACTATTCAATACCATTCGACTACCAAGAGAAGCATTCAAATATGGAGACATACCTTACCTGGTCATCTACTCGTTCTGGTTGCTGGCGGTCGCTCTGCCAACAACACTGCTGCAGTTGGCGATGGGACAGCTCAGTCAACAAGATCCTATTGGTGTATGGCGAGCGGTTCCAATATTAAGAGGTACTGTCActatatgtttttatactatttataaatgtaaagtatTTGCATTAATCTTATAAGATAGTATGATGTAAACCAAGATGACTAACTAGTACGAATGCGTCCAAATTAACCGATGGTGGCGGGTTCGAACCAAAGCAAGCATAACTGAATTTCCgtatgcttaatttgagtttacaaATAATTACCCTGCGAATGTGTGATCAGAAGCATCATGAGGAAATTGACATCCATCACTAACCGGCACTGGAGCAGAATTATGGAATTAGCGTCGAAACTTCTTCTCAGAGGACTCAGGTTTACTCTACCTGCCTTGACCTGAGTCCAGCACTGAGACATTtagattacatacatatataattgttactaactaacatgaattattatttattaagtattcttAAAATTTgaagaagagtaactactgagtttcttgccggttcttctcggtagaatctactttccgaaccgatggtagcttcacttaatgtagttgTTTAGTGTTCAAAAGTtcaaaagtaagtaaaagtctactcgaataaagtatctGTTGATTTTGATTAGATTTAGAGACTTTTATTCTCGTAGTGTTAATTTAACTTGATTGGACTTAGTAATCTGACTATAAGGTTGGAAAGATATGTCAcgataaatcaataatatctaTATGACAGGGAGCCGGCAAGATTGTTTGGTTTGGGGTCACCATTTTCGTCATACATATTCACGAAATAATACGAAAAATCGATGGCTGGACTATCGCATATTGATTTTTACACAATTTTATAGGccgcgaattttttttttatatgacaagCAGCAATTGACCTCACTAGCCACTCATAAGTGACTacaatcaaagtatttaattatctgacGCTGCGacacatattatgttttttaataatatagatatttcatATCTGTATCAGGTAAATTtccttattatttaagaaaaacataaatattaaaactgaaaTTGATCCTAATCGCATGAGTAAGAAGTGCTCAcccgtaaaatatattttgttgcttATCCAACGTTCGGCTGTTACTGACAAAATTATCAATACCATAGTGCGATTCGAAGCGTATTTAACAATAAGGCTCTGAGCAGAACGTTGAAATTGGAAATTTCTTTGACCCTACATTGTgtacacattattattaaatgttcatTTTTGAAACTTTACATGTTTTCGTTGTAGGAGTTGGTCACTTGAAGATTTTAACTTCATTCCTATGCTGTGTTTACAGTATGGTATATGTTGCCTTATCTGCAGCTTACATGATATGGATTGGAAAGGGTTCCTTTCCCTTAAAGGATTGCACAAAACTCCACATAACACCggtaagaataataataaaacaaaatgtaaaaatgacagatttattacctttttttatttcaatacatacatgtctgtattaattataaaaaaggtaaaatttatttgattttatctaaGAGGTAATCTCTGGGACTAATGAtctaatttttaactttttttttaatttaaatcattccttttcttaataattaaattacatccGTGCACAGCCAGGACTGGTCGCTAGTTATTCTGTAAAATACTTATTCCCTTTTACTTAAATTTCTTAGCAGTTACCTATCTAATATacgaaattacatttttactacAGTCTAATTAAAGATGACCCATAAAAGGGAATACGTGTGTAACTCAAAGTTAATTAGTAAGGCCGATAAGTTAAAGTTAAATGAAGATAGAAAAAAATAGTAGTTATTTTAGTAGTAAGAACCaatttccaaataataatacgaTTTGTTATATCTTTTTTCAGAATGGatacgaaaataaaatgaatgcatCTGAATGTTTTAAGtgagtttaatataattttatgttcatatcaaacttgtaaaataaattaataatttgtaatccaATCAAAAAATATGTCAGCCTTATTAAAAACGAATCgggtaataattatgaaaatgagGTGAACAATTTATACttcaatgattatttaaaaatttacccTAGATTGGAAATTTTtcgtaaacattttaaaattgttattttcacattgatttaaaatttataacgacactcctgataaataaaaaaatcacgatAATATCGTTTACTTGTctattcacatttttaattctattgaaTCAAAAAATTAATCGTACAAGAGAATATTCAGCTTGAATATGATTGTCAATTAAAACCTTCGACGGATATAAATAATtggtaattgttataaaaatatatcacattaaCAATTTCAGCTCGACGTTTTTGGCGCCATTCACTGAACAACCACAGTATCTCGGCGTAATGGCGATTTTAATATTCGTTTTATGGTTCTTTGTACCCATTATGTAAGTATTAATTTCACTATTACACCATTTTCATAAACAGTAGCTGGCAATGTACTgtgtattatcattttaatgtttataattagtgTCACTCGTGAAACTGGTTCACGGTTCTGGTATTTAAAACAAACGACGGTGTCATTGAGGATATATGTCTATGTACTTAAGATATCCTCAAGTATTTTTACACTTCtttatcaatgaaataattacacTGATGTCGATTCCTGACACTCAACACTAACGGAATAAGTTTTAAGAGCCGGAATTCGTTCTAATTTTCTCTAAACAACCTCGTTTTGGCACAAATTCATATTTAGTAGCAATTACGTTAACGTGTTTTATGCTTTActttcgaatataattatttcaaattcacTGATTGgtacttttaattaagattatttagatcaagattgtatttataaacataacgGAATGGGTACATGTGGAGAGTGACTTTTTCGGTCCAATTTACCGCAAATTTTGCTGCTAATAGGCAGACCCTCTCTAAATTGCTTCATTAACTATTTCGGACAAAAGACTTAATCGACACACTCATTTTGATGTCCGCTTCACGATTAAGACTAATTGGCTTCATTATTAGGTCAAAATgcttcgtttttataaaaatattgtttggctataaataaattttatcttttaaattcaatttattaatagccaaacaataattaaatttttacttttacgtttacttttgtttacatatcaatattacatataagtaAGCctcaaaaagttaaaaaatactgCATGCTTTACTTTCATAAAGACAACTACAAACTTATATAGTCCCGATATATAAGCAACCCAACCAATtatgtatatgaataatattatttttattaaaaccaatttttattttatgaatcatAACGTTTAAAATTGTTCCCCGTTTCAGGTTGTTTCGGCTCcgaaaaactttgaaaatgtcGCTTGTAATTTTGACGCCCCTCATCATAATTATTGCCATAGCACTGAGTGCATTTTTGTCAGATAGTCACGTTTTGACATCAATGCTAGAATCATGCGAACATTGGATGCCGTTGTCACAGCCGTACATTTGGCACAGCACGCTGGTGCAAGCGTTATTGTCGACACATATTGTCAGCGGTTATCTGGTTAGTGCTGGCGGAACTATATACAGACAATCTGATGTCAGATGGTGAggtttttacattatatattttaatttattataattatattttattagaatttttgtttaaagatttttttcatatatatttaagacgtataattatcatttacaaattaaaatcttattgaAATGGTCATTCTTTGATAGAAAAACTAAAAAGATATCctgagtaatttattttttctctgtTCAAAATACTCAATTTGCTTGCTTCTATATACGTAaccaatcaaaaatataatataaggttTGTctacattgtttaaaaattataattaagtttttttcgcATTTACAGGACATCGACGTTTGTAACCATTACTAATTTATTGTCAGGATGGCTGTCTGTTTTCATGTGGCAGTCAATAGGTAGTGAAGGTAACAAGGATAGTAGTTTTATAgcaatattagttttaatatatcagTCTTCCGTATCAGAGAAGAGATCAAAGGAATGGCCGCTATTGGCATTCGGAATCGTATTAATATCAGGCATAATTACTGTGGTAAGTACTTCTTAAGACGTCTTATATtgcttcataatttatttatttgactatcTGTATAGCTAGTAAAAAAATGTACCCACAACCGTGTAAGgccataaaataatgtacagtgaTAGTAATCATTGCcaaattagtcattacaaagaATTCTATTAATAGGAAACAAACATAACtacaaatttgaaaaagtaaatgagattttatttaaagctaTTTGATAACAATACGAAACAAAAATTCAGCAAAAGCTCTAAAATTATTACAAGCTAAGTAagcagaaaacaatttttttccaCAATTTATTTAGCTTGAGTtaggttaaaatataattctagaTAAACAGTATTCATGAGAATATTTTGTGCCAGCTGCAACCGTACTCGGTTACCTTATTAAAATTTGCATATAATCTGAATTTCCTGCCAACTCAATTACTATCCAATTTTATacgattgaaataaaatcatcTTCTTTAGGGACTCACAACATTGTGAATAAGGTTTCTTATGAATTgtttatatctaattttaataatatcgtcATGCTACAGTACGTCAATACAATTTAAGCAATTACAAGTCAATTATGTcaatcttatataatatgttgtttcTAATTTCAGCTAACACTTCTATTCCCAATATACGATAAATTACATCGTGTTGCTGGTGACCACTGGCGAATATTTGCATGTGCCTCGTCAGCACTTGGTACAGCCCTCACTGTATCTGTATTAGCACAAGGTATTGACGTGGCAGCTATGCTGGATGAGCTGGTTGTGCCAGTTCTAGCTGTATTTACAACTGTAGTTGAAATCGTgggatttgtttttatttatggtgaGATATATTTCATATCGTTTAAAGGCTCcgaacaacaaaaacaacaaattcaATTTTCTTCTACTTTTTTGACGGCAGATAAGATAATGTTAAAGTAAAATGTGTAATTGTATCCATAAACTAGAAACCCCTCGTATTTTTACCAAAGAATCGGTCCAATGATCTTCACGAAGTAATTTAATAAGTTGTGCTAATTGAATTAAAGCCTATCGTAGTTAACCATTGGGGTCAGACTAAATTAACAATTGTAATCAATTTATATACGCGCTGATGTTTTAACAAGGACTCTACGTGACATTGAGTTTGACttgattttgtaatattctcaaaatatattctaacCAACTGtcaccttatttattttttcttatcgcCTTTAAttctattcttaaaataaatgaatgggaattgttgttttgttaatcaatttatttattaaattttcaggtTGGTACTACCTCACAGtagatatacattttattactgGATCAAGATTACCAGGTTTTTGGTTAGTGTCGTGGTGGACGATTCCTGTCCTGTTAATGGGTGTAACCGGTTGGTGGTTGAGATCACTTCTGAGGAGTGCATGGGGAGAAGGCCAGACATTATGGCCTTTAGGAATTGTATTTATGGGAATATTAGTAGTCATGGTGGTAATGGCAGCAGTGGCGGTGGCAAAGGaagaacaatttaatttacttactgTGAGTCCAATAAGcagtttatgtaattaaatttgacgTTAAATGTATCAATTTAAAGAGCTGTAATATATtctgtattttattgtaaaaagtcaTAATTGTAAAACTGGTATAAAGCAGAGCagcaaaattaaaacttattttgctAAATAATTGTGTTGATAATAGGCATGTTTCTTGGCCCATGCTTTAAGTAGTAAATATTGGTGAGCATACTTGATAGTGGCAAGAGACCTGTGAGTTATGAGAGCAAACCAGTTAGTAGTATATACCaagctattcatcgctatagaaTTAATATTTCGGACATATTGTTAACCAAGATTTAGctacaaaaaattcaaaaatctttatactttggatactattaaaaatattgttgtttatgtTTTCAGAAAATGGCGTCAGCCTTTCGACCCTCGCGCCTTTGGGGACCCGAAGAACCAATGGCGAGATACGTGTGGATGTCTCAAAGATTTTTAAACGAAAATGCTAATTCCGAACATGAATTTCATACtgatacaaaaatgtataaccATATTATTACGAAATATCACGAGAAAGGCAACGAAATATACAACGAAGACTGGTTACATGCAGCCGATACTTACCAAAGTCAGTCGCCCAAAGCTTTTATTAAGAGTGATCTTATAAGAAATGAAGATACACTTTATAATGATGTAGGTGCAATTTATACTATACCTACAGTTTCAACTAGCAAAAGAAGAAACATAGGAGAGGAACAATATCGTTCTCCAAATATATGCATTGCCAAAGGTGAATTAGGAGGTTCAATAAATTGCAACTGTAACAGGCACTTTCAACTAAATGTTCCTGATTTAAGAAATAACGAAGTATCGACTAGtctatagattaaaatattgcaaGATCCAAATGTTTTCGTACAACGATTTTAGTGTCTAGTCGACCAACAATATATtgcaatttttatattgttcttGTCCACAAAATGCTATTgatagtttataatttattaaagtattaaagaCATTCCAAATATAttagtaagaaataataactattcaaGTGCTTACAgattgttttgatatttatttcccAGATCTTCAAGcacttgtaatttttatttaatatgtgaaTTAGAACGAACGGCTTATGGTGTGTATTATATgtaacatagattaaaaataaatgataataaataagaatttaaaaaaagaatagacTTTTTCATATAACTTTGTACAAAGTTATTCAATTGAtagtaaattatgttttttttttaaactctatCCTACACCTGTACTGGCAAAACTAGAAAATCCAATCCATATTCAAGAAAGTCTGAAATCATGAAACTCTGGGATATATTCAGAGTTCTGAATATAAGAGAACGTATACAACATTGGGTCAACTTAAATCCATTTCCTAACTTAAATTGCTCCAAACGAACACAGTCGCGTGCGaatgtaagtaataaataagaaaagttCTACAAGTCAGCGTGACGCTAACGCTAAGCGAGTTTCAAATTTTGCTTCGACTTTGATGCaaacaattacttattattttgaaaagggTCTTGCAGCGAATAACGTTAGGGAAATAAAAGGAGAAAAATTATAATCGTTCACGCAATGAGCAAGCGCTGCGCGGAAAGTGAAAAATGATCAAAGTTTTTAAGATAAATCTTAGGAAATGTCCAAAGTATTACTTGCGAAATCTTTCCTTGTATGTTTTAGGCAtcttaataataactatatagtAAGAGAATCaaggtttatttaataaacaaatagttTTATGAATCGAAAGGGGATCTGAATACCCAATTATATCCGTGTCCGAAGGATGGAACATTTTAACTATCAATCGATTGCTATCAAGTAAATTACAATCTGCCGATAAAAGTTGCTTCCTCCTGGGATTAATTTCTCCGAGCATCACTGATTCTGATCAACGATGTCCCAGTGAGacaaattatgtaatttgttttgCGTCGCTTGAGAAAAATGACCATGTCTTGGATGAGAATGAGCAGAACTAAATAGgtatatcgatattttattcaaaaaataagtCTTCG encodes:
- the LOC124531871 gene encoding sodium-dependent dopamine transporter-like isoform X3, yielding MDLWISIEIKKTVRRALDVIKTQICTIALSFTLFNTIRLPREAFKYGDIPYLVIYSFWLLAVALPTTLLQLAMGQLSQQDPIGVWRAVPILRGVGHLKILTSFLCCVYSMVYVALSAAYMIWIGKGSFPLKDCTKLHITPNGYENKMNASECFNSTFLAPFTEQPQYLGVMAILIFVLWFFVPIMLFRLRKTLKMSLVILTPLIIIIAIALSAFLSDSHVLTSMLESCEHWMPLSQPYIWHSTLVQALLSTHIVSGYLVSAGGTIYRQSDVRWTSTFVTITNLLSGWLSVFMWQSIGSEGNKDSSFIAILVLIYQSSVSEKRSKEWPLLAFGIVLISGIITVLTLLFPIYDKLHRVAGDHWRIFACASSALGTALTVSVLAQGIDVAAMLDELVVPVLAVFTTVVEIVGFVFIYGWYYLTVDIHFITGSRLPGFWLVSWWTIPVLLMGVTGWWLRSLLRSAWGEGQTLWPLGIVFMGILVVMVVMAAVAVAKEEQFNLLTKMASAFRPSRLWGPEEPMARYVWMSQRFLNENANSEHEFHTDTKMYNHIITKYHEKGNEIYNEDWLHAADTYQSQSPKAFIKSDLIRNEDTLYNDVGAIYTIPTVSTSKRRNIGEEQYRSPNICIAKGELGGSINCNCNRHFQLNVPDLRNNEVSTSL
- the LOC124531871 gene encoding sodium-dependent dopamine transporter-like isoform X1 — encoded protein: MRATVLFFTRFALKRKLNLYGSGDSAVWCCDQCESQQSAGENFSKWLVRRALDVIKTQICTIALSFTLFNTIRLPREAFKYGDIPYLVIYSFWLLAVALPTTLLQLAMGQLSQQDPIGVWRAVPILRGVGHLKILTSFLCCVYSMVYVALSAAYMIWIGKGSFPLKDCTKLHITPNGYENKMNASECFNSTFLAPFTEQPQYLGVMAILIFVLWFFVPIMLFRLRKTLKMSLVILTPLIIIIAIALSAFLSDSHVLTSMLESCEHWMPLSQPYIWHSTLVQALLSTHIVSGYLVSAGGTIYRQSDVRWTSTFVTITNLLSGWLSVFMWQSIGSEGNKDSSFIAILVLIYQSSVSEKRSKEWPLLAFGIVLISGIITVLTLLFPIYDKLHRVAGDHWRIFACASSALGTALTVSVLAQGIDVAAMLDELVVPVLAVFTTVVEIVGFVFIYGWYYLTVDIHFITGSRLPGFWLVSWWTIPVLLMGVTGWWLRSLLRSAWGEGQTLWPLGIVFMGILVVMVVMAAVAVAKEEQFNLLTKMASAFRPSRLWGPEEPMARYVWMSQRFLNENANSEHEFHTDTKMYNHIITKYHEKGNEIYNEDWLHAADTYQSQSPKAFIKSDLIRNEDTLYNDVGAIYTIPTVSTSKRRNIGEEQYRSPNICIAKGELGGSINCNCNRHFQLNVPDLRNNEVSTSL
- the LOC124531871 gene encoding sodium-dependent dopamine transporter-like isoform X2, producing the protein MAVVTRPFGVVTSARANSRQGRTSQNGWTVRRALDVIKTQICTIALSFTLFNTIRLPREAFKYGDIPYLVIYSFWLLAVALPTTLLQLAMGQLSQQDPIGVWRAVPILRGVGHLKILTSFLCCVYSMVYVALSAAYMIWIGKGSFPLKDCTKLHITPNGYENKMNASECFNSTFLAPFTEQPQYLGVMAILIFVLWFFVPIMLFRLRKTLKMSLVILTPLIIIIAIALSAFLSDSHVLTSMLESCEHWMPLSQPYIWHSTLVQALLSTHIVSGYLVSAGGTIYRQSDVRWTSTFVTITNLLSGWLSVFMWQSIGSEGNKDSSFIAILVLIYQSSVSEKRSKEWPLLAFGIVLISGIITVLTLLFPIYDKLHRVAGDHWRIFACASSALGTALTVSVLAQGIDVAAMLDELVVPVLAVFTTVVEIVGFVFIYGWYYLTVDIHFITGSRLPGFWLVSWWTIPVLLMGVTGWWLRSLLRSAWGEGQTLWPLGIVFMGILVVMVVMAAVAVAKEEQFNLLTKMASAFRPSRLWGPEEPMARYVWMSQRFLNENANSEHEFHTDTKMYNHIITKYHEKGNEIYNEDWLHAADTYQSQSPKAFIKSDLIRNEDTLYNDVGAIYTIPTVSTSKRRNIGEEQYRSPNICIAKGELGGSINCNCNRHFQLNVPDLRNNEVSTSL